The Brachionichthys hirsutus isolate HB-005 unplaced genomic scaffold, CSIRO-AGI_Bhir_v1 contig_1472, whole genome shotgun sequence genome includes a window with the following:
- the LOC137914871 gene encoding zinc finger and BTB domain-containing protein 3-like has translation MEFPQHSQQLLSALRSQRQRGFLCDCTILVGSAHFLAHKAVLASCSPFFHMFYSDSPVVSGGNGASGSVTLDSDIVTPAAFSLLLDFVYEGVLYLDHAPPVEDILAAASFLHMNEVVRVCKKRLQRRGPLAEADSTRSEESIGARPAMEKEKERGENGGTEAVVAMAAVHLSPVPTSARRSTVSVTAKRSQVETVKSESKTGEGSDPRVQTPLSPDLADTTQPGMDAPPLRVQSFALGPCDPAVGSHARLTTGGQSEVSALCSPCSTTETYSSNQQPSSSSSSLAPLIQAGGQTVIALSLSEFSLSPRPHQNISRLAQDNSLGKPPEAHHREISGGGQTTPTLIQPTSLMPQTHQTHSPPGDVLPQIRIQNTVSLRHQSMDSHSSQVQTLKSQEENPGLRRSVRTDNSDGENVRVKVEAIVISDEETDEEREESREREPLMGGNDDFDGDIQEEELNDPQFLSSHPQGLLHANAHLNDYSFSLSPSSISSVPSSQDTSSFSTSLIPLSIAQHHSDPPSYFQDSMGNIVEDVPTCGVCGKTFSCTYTLRRHAIVHTRERPYECRYCFRSYTQSGDLYRHIRKAHDQTLPAKRSKPDMEPSLPPPPPPPLS, from the exons ATGGAGTTTCCCCAGCATTCCCAGCAGCTGCTGTCGGCTCTGCGCTCCCAGCGCCAGCGGGGGTTCCTCTGTGACTGCACCATCCTGGTGGGCTCGGCCCATTTCCTTGCTCACAAGGCTGTGTTGGCCTCCTGCTCGCCATTTTTTCACATGTTCTACTCAGACTCTCCAGTGGTCAGTGGTGGAAATGGCGCCAGCGGCTCCGTCACGCTGGACAGTGACATTGTCACACCTGCTGCCTTCAGCCTGCTTTTGGACTTTGTCTATGAAGGTGTTCTGTATCTAGACCATGCTCCGCCAGTGGAGGACATATTGGCAGCTGCCAGTTTTCTGCACATGAACGAGGTGGTGAGGGTATGTAAGAAACGATTACAGAGGCGAGGCCCTCTGGCAGAGGCAGACAGCACCCGCTCTGAGGAGAGCATTGGTGCAAGGCCAGCaatggagaaagagaaggagcgTGGGGAGAACGGTGGAACTGAAGCTGTGGTGGCCATGGCAGCAGTTCACCTCAGTCCGGTCCCCACATCGGCACGACGCTCAACCGTATCCGTAACAGCAAAGAGGAGTCAGGTAGAGACTGTGAAGTCTGAGTCAAAGACCGGTGAGGGGTCCGACCCACGAGTTCAGACTCCTCTGAGCCCTGATTTGGCTGATACGACGCAGCCTGGCATGGATGCACCGCCCCTGCGAGTGCAGAGCTTCGCTCTGGGCCCGTGTGATCCTGCCGTGGGAAGTCATGCCAGGTTGACAACTGGGGGCCAGAGCGAGGTGTCGGCGCTCTGCAGTCCTTGCAGCACCACAGAGACGTACAG CAGCAACCAGCAGCCCTCGTCATCTTCTTCCTCGCTGGCTCCATTGATCCAGGCCGGCGGTCAGACAGTGATTGCTCTTTCCCTGTCAGAGTTCAGCCTCTCCCCAAGACCCCATCAGAACATATCCAGACTCGCCCAAGACAACTCTCTGGGGAAACCTCCAGAGGCTCACCACAGAGAAATATCAGGTGGAGGACAAACGACGCCCACGTTAATCCAGCCGACATCACTAATGCCACAAACGCACCAAACACACTCACCTCCGGGAGATGTGCTTCCCCAGATTAGGATCCAGAACACTGTATCACTCCGGCACCAAAGCATGGACTCCCACTCTTCTCAGGTCCAAACGCTCAAGAGTCAGGAGGAGAATCCGGGACTGAGGCGCAGCGTGAGGACAGACAACAGTGATGGCGAGAATGTGAGAGTCAAAGTGGAGGCCATTGTCATTTCTGATGAAGAGACagacgaggagagagaggaaagcaggGAGCGAGAGCCACTAATGGGGGGAAATGATGACTTTGACGGTGACATCCAAGAAGAGGAGCTGAACGACCCTCAGTTTCTGTCCTCCCACCCACAGGGGCTCTTACATGCGAACGCTCATTTAAATGACtactccttctctctctctccttcctccatcaGTAGTGTCCCTTCCTCCCAGGACAcgtcctccttctccacctcactCATTCCTCTTTCCATAGCTCAGCATCATTCGGACCCTCCTTCCTACTTCCAGGACTCCATGGGGAATATTGTAGAGGACGTCCCCACGTGTGGAGTCTGTGGGAAAACGTTCTCATGCACATACACGCTACGGCGCCACGCTATCGTGCACACACGTGAACGTCCGTACGAGTGTCGCTACTGCTTTCGGAGCTACACACAATCAGGCGACTTGTACAGACACATACGTAAAGCCCACGACCAAACGCTGCCGGCCAAGCGCAGCAAGCCAGACATGGAGCCTTccctgccgccgccgccgc
- the LOC137914866 gene encoding tRNA 2'-phosphotransferase 1-like codes for MAESSDRRGRGGRERRGRRGNRGFEDRDVRLSKSMSYALRHGAEQMGLQMNSDGFLFLEELLTHSHFHSYSLEDVERVVATNDKQRFTLRPHPEDGRLQIRASQGHSMQVTDLELKPVLAGSAECPAEAVHGSYLRNWSSIQQQGLSRMKRTHIHLARGLPGQDGVISGMRKDCDLAVFVDVPKALADGIEFFWSENGVLLTAGNAEGKLLPKYFSRALRLRPTRSILSLQ; via the exons ATGGCAGAATCCAGTGATAGACGagggagaggaggcagagagaggagaggaaggagggggaaTCGTGGTTTCGAG GACAGAGATGTACGACTGTCCAAATCCATGTCTTATGCTCTTCGCCACGGAGCCGAACAGATGGGTCTTCAAATGAATTCAG ATGGGTTCCTGTTTCTGGAGGAACTCCTGACTCACTCACACTTCCATTCATACTCCCTGGAAGATGTTGAAAGAGTTGTGGCCACAAATGACAAACAGCGATTTACGCTCCGCCCCCATCCTGAGGATGGCCGCCTGCAGATTCGAGCCAGTCAAGGCCATTCAATGCAG GTAACAGATTTGGAGCTGAAACCAGTCCTCGCTGGTTCTGCAGAATGCCCTGCTGAGGCTGTTCATGGCTCCTACCTCCGCAACTGGAGCTCCATCCAGCAGCAGGGCCTGAGCCGCATGAAGAGGACGCACATCCACCTGGCCCGTGGTCTGCCAGGGCAGGACGGCGTCATCAGTG GCATGAGGAAAGACTGTGATCTAGCGGTGTTCGTTGATGTCCCCAAAGCTCTTGCTG ATGGCATTGAATTCTTCTGGTCAGAAAACGGTGTGCTGCTAACTGCAGGCAACGCAGAGGGTAAACTCCTCCCGAAATACTTCAGCAGAGCCTTAAGACTGAGACCTACAA GGAGCATCCTGTCA